Proteins from a single region of Chromobacterium sp. ATCC 53434:
- a CDS encoding CidA/LrgA family protein, with translation MARLFHRLSQPLQTVSQVVLLSLVWLAASQLSQHWLPALPAGVLGMLLVLAGLWSGLLPVAWFRHGARWLLAEMLLFFIPAVVAVVQYPQVIASAGARLLLVIVVSTALVMAVTALVVDACYRLEIRMRRRGGKRKAAMGAKVHGA, from the coding sequence ATGGCCCGCCTGTTTCACCGCCTGTCGCAGCCGCTGCAAACCGTTTCACAGGTTGTGCTGCTGAGCCTGGTGTGGCTGGCGGCCAGCCAGCTGAGCCAGCATTGGCTGCCGGCCTTGCCGGCAGGCGTGCTGGGCATGCTGCTGGTGCTGGCCGGCCTGTGGTCGGGCCTGCTGCCGGTGGCCTGGTTCCGTCACGGCGCGCGCTGGCTGCTGGCCGAGATGCTGTTGTTCTTCATCCCGGCGGTGGTGGCGGTGGTGCAGTATCCGCAGGTGATCGCTTCCGCCGGCGCCAGGCTGCTGCTGGTGATCGTCGTTTCCACCGCGCTGGTGATGGCGGTGACCGCGCTGGTCGTCGACGCGTGCTACCGCCTGGAAATCAGGATGCGTCGCCGCGGCGGCAAGCGCAAGGCCGCGATGGGGGCGAAAGTCCATGGAGCATGA
- a CDS encoding glycosyltransferase family 2 protein, producing the protein MTDTRTPGFVPPYLLALHAAERPADPLVSCLIPAYNESENIVPMLETLHRLLSERGYRHELVVVDDGSRDDTVPKVLEAATRLPATLIQLSRNFGKEIALTAGIDNIAGDVAVLIDGDFQHPPEMVPVFLDKWRDGYDMVYSVRANRDNETLAKRAFTRVFYALLNTGAPLKIPENTQDFRVLDKSILEALRQMPERNRFMKGLYNWVGFTQLAMETQTRERRAGKSSFNFRSLLGLGLTGLTSFSNMPLRIWTLIGCVISLLSIGYALWELVHTLLFGNPVSGWPTLVVAVTFLGGVQLLSIGILGEYVGRIFNEVKGRPTYLISRISKPRDDERA; encoded by the coding sequence ATGACCGACACCCGCACTCCCGGCTTCGTCCCGCCCTATCTGCTGGCGCTGCACGCCGCCGAACGGCCGGCCGACCCGCTGGTCAGCTGCCTGATCCCGGCCTACAACGAGTCGGAAAACATCGTGCCTATGCTGGAGACGCTGCACCGGCTGCTGTCCGAGCGCGGCTACCGGCACGAGCTGGTGGTCGTCGACGACGGCAGCCGCGACGACACCGTGCCCAAGGTGCTGGAGGCCGCCACCCGGCTGCCGGCGACGCTGATCCAGCTGTCGCGCAACTTCGGCAAGGAAATCGCGCTGACCGCCGGCATAGACAATATCGCCGGCGACGTGGCGGTGCTGATAGACGGCGACTTCCAGCACCCGCCCGAAATGGTGCCGGTGTTTCTGGACAAATGGCGCGACGGCTACGACATGGTCTACAGCGTGCGCGCCAACCGCGACAACGAGACGCTGGCCAAGCGCGCCTTCACCCGCGTGTTCTACGCGCTGCTGAACACCGGCGCGCCGCTGAAGATTCCGGAAAACACCCAGGACTTCCGGGTGCTGGACAAGAGCATACTGGAGGCGCTGCGGCAGATGCCGGAACGCAACCGCTTCATGAAGGGCCTGTACAACTGGGTGGGCTTCACCCAGCTGGCGATGGAGACGCAGACGCGGGAGCGCCGCGCCGGCAAGAGCAGCTTCAATTTCCGCAGCCTGCTGGGCCTGGGCCTGACCGGCCTGACCTCCTTCTCCAATATGCCGCTGCGCATCTGGACACTGATAGGCTGCGTGATCTCGCTGCTGTCGATAGGCTACGCCTTGTGGGAGCTGGTGCACACGCTGCTGTTCGGCAACCCGGTCAGCGGCTGGCCGACGCTGGTAGTCGCCGTCACCTTCCTCGGCGGCGTGCAGTTGCTGTCGATAGGCATACTCGGCGAGTACGTCGGCCGCATCTTCAACGAGGTCAAGGGCCGCCCGACCTATCTGATCAGCCGCATCAGCAAGCCCAGGGACGACGAGCGAGCATGA
- a CDS encoding acyl-CoA thioesterase, protein MSEQAQGQRELTMSVLMTPDMANFSGNVHGGVLLKLLDQVAYACASRYAGSYVVTLSVDQVLFKQPIHVGELVTFLASVNHVGRTSMEVGIKVVAENIQTRGQRHTNSCYFTMVAYQDGKPVAVPTLVLETEEQRQRFRAAEIRKQLRIELQQRKDAGQ, encoded by the coding sequence ATGAGCGAGCAGGCCCAGGGACAACGCGAACTGACGATGTCGGTATTGATGACGCCGGACATGGCCAATTTTTCCGGCAATGTCCACGGCGGCGTGCTGCTGAAGCTGCTGGACCAGGTGGCCTACGCCTGCGCCAGCCGTTACGCCGGCAGCTATGTGGTGACGCTGTCGGTGGACCAGGTGCTGTTCAAGCAGCCGATACACGTCGGCGAGCTGGTGACCTTCCTCGCCAGCGTCAACCATGTCGGCCGCACCTCGATGGAGGTCGGCATCAAGGTGGTGGCGGAAAACATCCAGACCCGCGGCCAGCGCCACACCAACAGCTGTTACTTCACGATGGTGGCCTACCAGGACGGCAAGCCGGTGGCGGTGCCGACGCTGGTGCTGGAAACCGAGGAGCAGCGCCAGCGTTTCCGCGCCGCCGAGATCCGCAAGCAGCTGCGCATCGAGTTGCAGCAGCGCAAGGATGCCGGGCAGTGA
- a CDS encoding Cd(II)/Pb(II)-responsive transcriptional regulator has product MLIGELARQTGCDVETIRYYEREGLLSAPQRSASGYRRYTAEQLGELNFILHCRSLGMSLADIRNLAAFKADHEHDCEDINLLIDQQIAKVHQQVEALRLLERQLLALRDKCHEHHAAADCGILQTLVEAAEGAPCVCHTPFGQDNHGHSHDYDHAAKKNGRSNKDRP; this is encoded by the coding sequence ATGTTGATCGGAGAATTGGCGCGGCAAACCGGCTGCGACGTCGAAACCATACGCTATTACGAGCGCGAGGGCCTGCTGTCGGCGCCGCAGCGCTCGGCTTCCGGCTATCGCCGCTACACCGCAGAACAGCTGGGCGAGCTGAATTTCATCCTGCACTGCCGCTCGCTGGGCATGTCGCTGGCCGACATCCGCAATCTGGCGGCGTTCAAGGCCGACCACGAGCACGACTGCGAGGACATCAATCTGCTGATAGACCAGCAGATCGCCAAGGTGCACCAGCAGGTGGAGGCGCTGCGGCTGCTGGAACGCCAGTTACTGGCCTTGCGCGACAAATGCCACGAGCACCACGCGGCGGCCGACTGCGGCATCCTGCAGACGCTGGTCGAGGCGGCCGAGGGCGCGCCCTGCGTCTGCCACACGCCGTTCGGCCAGGACAATCACGGCCACAGCCACGACTACGACCACGCGGCCAAAAAAAATGGCCGATCCAACAAGGATCGGCCTTAA
- a CDS encoding GtrA family protein, giving the protein MSRQLFWFGVVGVSAMLLHFALVTLALVPLGVPPLIANALGFLGAFQISYWGHRHFTFEARHVPHRQALPRFFGVSCLSFCVNEAAYFLLLRYAPLDYRVSLAIVLFGVAALTFALGKLWAFASTPQTN; this is encoded by the coding sequence ATGAGCCGGCAACTGTTCTGGTTCGGCGTCGTCGGCGTGTCGGCGATGCTGCTGCATTTCGCGCTGGTGACGCTGGCGCTGGTGCCGCTGGGCGTGCCGCCGCTGATCGCCAACGCGCTGGGCTTTCTCGGCGCCTTCCAGATCAGCTACTGGGGCCACCGCCATTTCACCTTCGAGGCTCGCCACGTGCCGCACCGCCAGGCGCTGCCGCGTTTCTTCGGCGTGTCCTGCCTGAGCTTCTGCGTCAACGAGGCGGCCTACTTCCTGCTGCTGCGCTACGCGCCGCTCGATTACCGGGTTTCGCTGGCCATCGTGCTGTTCGGCGTCGCCGCGCTGACCTTCGCGCTGGGCAAGCTGTGGGCCTTCGCCTCGACGCCTCAAACAAATTAA
- a CDS encoding putative metalloprotease CJM1_0395 family protein: MSISSISGGYGGYSAPMHGPNCQCPACQALCSQAAPVSSAGDAAAPQTANAAAPPSAGDKTGGDASGQNGSGNAQTAQQTNAAAPKAPDGKPLNDAQQKEVEELKSRDTDVRRHEAAHQAAGGALAGAASFTYQQGPDGRQYAIGGEVPIRLSQGHTPQETIQNAQTVRAAALAPSDPSGQDRAVAAEASQMEQQARSQLLQQQNGNQNLSPLQKMQQASAPAGSQQAKGGNVDTYA, from the coding sequence ATGTCCATTTCCAGCATCTCCGGGGGCTACGGCGGCTACTCGGCCCCGATGCACGGACCGAACTGCCAATGTCCAGCCTGCCAAGCCTTGTGCTCGCAGGCTGCGCCCGTTTCCAGCGCCGGCGACGCCGCCGCGCCTCAAACCGCCAACGCCGCCGCGCCGCCCTCGGCCGGCGACAAGACCGGCGGCGACGCCTCCGGCCAGAACGGCTCCGGCAATGCGCAAACCGCCCAGCAGACCAATGCCGCCGCGCCCAAGGCGCCGGACGGCAAGCCGCTGAACGACGCCCAGCAAAAGGAAGTGGAAGAGTTGAAGTCGCGCGACACCGACGTGCGCCGCCACGAGGCCGCCCACCAGGCCGCCGGCGGCGCGCTGGCCGGCGCGGCCAGCTTCACCTATCAGCAGGGGCCGGACGGCAGGCAATACGCGATAGGCGGCGAGGTGCCGATCCGGCTGAGCCAGGGCCACACGCCGCAGGAAACGATACAGAACGCCCAGACCGTGCGCGCCGCCGCGCTGGCGCCGTCGGACCCGTCCGGCCAGGACCGCGCGGTGGCGGCCGAGGCCTCGCAGATGGAGCAGCAGGCGCGCTCGCAGTTGCTGCAGCAGCAGAACGGCAATCAGAACCTCAGCCCGCTGCAGAAAATGCAGCAGGCCTCCGCCCCGGCCGGCAGCCAGCAGGCCAAGGGCGGCAATGTCGACACCTACGCCTAA
- a CDS encoding LysR family transcriptional regulator, with product MDIRALRYFVELVKCQSFTRAADALFVTQPTISKMVKQLEEELAMPLILREGRSFRLTDAGRVTYERGLDVLSAMNQLKHELADLASLSRGELVVGLPPMVGVAFFAPVVSHYRRRYPQIELKMVEDGALGIESRIRGGELEIGVAVLPVDSQEFDHYSVVRDPLCLVAPAGSRWHGKSLVQLADIADQPLVLYPDDFTLSRRIGDAFRELGKTPNIVGRSAHWDFIVELVAANLGITMLPRCIVARLSPEQYDVIPLYDNKLYWHLALIWQRGAYLSHAARAWLALTRETLGGQD from the coding sequence ATGGACATACGCGCGCTGCGTTATTTCGTCGAGCTGGTCAAATGCCAGAGCTTCACCCGCGCCGCCGACGCGCTGTTCGTCACCCAGCCGACGATCAGCAAGATGGTGAAGCAGCTGGAGGAGGAGCTGGCCATGCCGCTGATTCTGCGCGAGGGCCGCAGTTTCCGGCTGACCGACGCCGGCCGCGTCACCTACGAGCGCGGACTGGATGTGCTGTCGGCGATGAACCAGTTGAAGCACGAGCTGGCCGACCTCGCCTCGCTGAGCCGCGGCGAACTGGTGGTCGGCCTGCCGCCTATGGTCGGCGTCGCCTTCTTCGCGCCGGTGGTCAGCCATTATCGCCGCCGCTACCCGCAGATCGAATTGAAGATGGTGGAGGACGGCGCGCTGGGCATAGAAAGCCGCATCCGCGGCGGCGAGCTGGAAATCGGCGTGGCGGTGCTGCCGGTGGACAGCCAGGAATTCGACCACTACTCGGTGGTGCGCGATCCCTTGTGCCTGGTGGCGCCGGCCGGCTCGCGCTGGCACGGCAAGTCGCTGGTGCAGCTGGCCGACATCGCCGATCAGCCGCTGGTGCTGTACCCGGACGATTTCACGCTGAGCCGCCGCATCGGCGACGCCTTCCGCGAGCTGGGCAAGACGCCCAATATCGTCGGCCGCAGCGCGCACTGGGACTTCATCGTCGAGCTGGTGGCGGCCAATCTGGGCATCACGATGCTGCCGCGCTGCATCGTCGCCCGGCTGAGTCCGGAGCAGTACGACGTGATTCCGCTGTACGACAACAAGCTGTACTGGCACCTGGCGCTGATCTGGCAGCGCGGCGCCTATCTGTCGCACGCGGCGCGCGCCTGGCTGGCGCTGACGCGGGAGACGCTGGGCGGCCAGGATTGA
- a CDS encoding ChbG/HpnK family deacetylase, which yields MTKRLTLCADDFAQSGRISAGILQLIDAGRLSATSVLSQSPRWPELAGELKARADRADVGLHFNLTHAFETPAKPLSHWLMKSQLRQLSLAALRDEALSQIDRFAEHFGRLPDFVDGHQHVHALPVIRDALFDAIQRRWQQNPLPYLRSPDRLGHPGDNRLKSLVLRSVCINFDEQAHERGFATTPWFGGMYSLTPQADFAGLMQAWLARCPDRALIMCHPGLPASDADDPIAACRGREFDYLAGDAFAELCRRHQIAIARFPVETAVAA from the coding sequence ATGACAAAACGATTGACACTCTGCGCCGACGACTTCGCCCAGTCCGGCAGGATCAGCGCCGGCATACTGCAGTTGATCGACGCCGGCCGCCTGTCGGCCACCAGCGTGCTCAGCCAGTCCCCGCGCTGGCCGGAGCTGGCGGGCGAGTTGAAGGCCAGGGCCGATCGGGCCGACGTCGGCCTGCACTTCAATCTGACCCACGCCTTCGAGACGCCGGCCAAGCCGCTGTCGCACTGGCTGATGAAGAGCCAGCTGCGCCAGTTGTCGCTGGCGGCGCTGCGCGACGAGGCGCTGTCGCAGATAGACCGCTTCGCCGAACACTTCGGCCGGCTGCCGGACTTCGTCGACGGCCACCAGCACGTGCACGCGCTGCCGGTGATACGCGACGCGCTGTTCGACGCGATCCAGCGCCGCTGGCAGCAGAATCCGCTGCCCTATCTGCGTTCGCCGGACAGGCTGGGCCATCCCGGCGACAACCGGCTCAAATCGCTGGTGCTGCGCAGCGTCTGCATCAATTTCGACGAGCAGGCCCATGAGCGCGGCTTCGCCACCACGCCGTGGTTCGGCGGCATGTACTCGCTGACGCCGCAGGCCGACTTCGCCGGCCTGATGCAGGCCTGGCTGGCCCGCTGCCCTGACCGGGCGCTGATCATGTGCCACCCCGGCCTGCCGGCAAGCGACGCCGACGATCCGATCGCCGCCTGTCGCGGCCGCGAGTTCGACTATCTGGCCGGCGACGCCTTCGCCGAACTGTGCCGCCGCCACCAGATCGCCATCGCCCGCTTCCCGGTAGAGACCGCCGTCGCGGCGTAA
- a CDS encoding heavy metal translocating P-type ATPase, with the protein MSSATRYRKAALPQQSPQHAHGGDCCSAKAEAALALDGTEPRTHRHADDHGHHDHQHDHRHGGACGHAHDHEHAAPTAVKLGDGEGARQSRLQIQAMDCPTEARLIEKALAGIDGIVALEFNFIERVLLLRHDLPQLDDVKSAIAKVGMRAVELDDGESAAAPQAPSRRANLLLAASGLTAAAAEAAAWSLGDGKPAVAALALGSILLAGVPTLRKGWIALSSRTLNIHFLMSVAVMGAMLIGQWPEAAMVLFLFAIAERLEAMSLARAGEAVRALMALAPETAWVADGAGWRETQAADVAVGSRVRVRPGERVPLDGGIVDGHSSFNEASITGESLPVDKGPKDAVFAGSINGSGVIEIETTALASGSVLARIIATVRDAQASKAPTQRFIDRFAAVYTPVVLMLALAFAVAAPLLGLMPWHQAIYSALVMLVIACPCALVIATPVTVVSALASAARHGLLVKGGAPLEMAARIDTVCFDKTGTLTRGEPRVTRVIALDGGGEEAVLAQAAALDAHSTHPLARAVLDEAARRRVAAPAAAQVSELIGRGVSGRVDGRALQLGSRRLAEEQGALSPLLEQTLQALDVAGEGALVLLDGERALGVLAVADQVRPEAAETITRLNRLGVRSVMLSGDSPQAVRSVARLTGVSAAHGGLLPQDKLRFIEQLQAGGKVAMVGDGVNDAPALARADLGIAMGAAGSDSALETAGIALMDDRLSRLADLIEHARRSARVLKFNIAVALGIKLVFFGLALAGVASLWMAVFADVGTSLIVIANGLRLARRV; encoded by the coding sequence ATGTCAAGCGCGACGCGTTATCGCAAGGCCGCACTGCCGCAACAGAGCCCGCAACATGCCCACGGCGGCGACTGCTGTTCGGCCAAGGCCGAGGCGGCGCTGGCCCTGGACGGCACCGAGCCGCGGACGCATCGGCATGCCGACGACCACGGGCATCATGATCATCAGCATGACCACCGGCATGGCGGGGCCTGCGGCCACGCGCATGATCACGAGCATGCCGCGCCGACCGCGGTGAAACTGGGGGACGGCGAGGGCGCCAGGCAGTCGCGGCTGCAGATCCAGGCGATGGACTGTCCGACCGAGGCCAGGCTGATCGAGAAGGCGCTGGCCGGCATCGACGGCATCGTGGCGCTGGAATTCAACTTCATCGAGCGGGTGTTGCTGCTGCGCCACGACCTGCCGCAGCTGGACGACGTCAAAAGCGCCATCGCCAAGGTCGGCATGCGGGCGGTGGAACTGGACGACGGCGAGTCCGCCGCCGCGCCGCAGGCGCCGAGCCGCCGCGCCAATCTGTTGCTGGCCGCGTCCGGACTGACCGCGGCGGCGGCCGAGGCGGCCGCCTGGAGCCTGGGCGACGGCAAGCCCGCGGTGGCGGCGCTGGCGCTGGGCTCGATTCTGTTGGCCGGCGTGCCCACGTTGAGAAAAGGCTGGATCGCGCTGTCCAGCCGCACGCTGAACATTCATTTCCTGATGTCGGTGGCGGTGATGGGCGCGATGCTGATCGGCCAGTGGCCGGAGGCGGCGATGGTGCTGTTCCTGTTCGCCATCGCCGAGCGGCTGGAGGCGATGTCGCTGGCCCGTGCCGGCGAGGCGGTGCGCGCGCTGATGGCGCTGGCGCCGGAGACCGCCTGGGTGGCCGACGGCGCCGGCTGGCGCGAGACGCAAGCCGCCGACGTGGCGGTGGGCAGCCGGGTGCGGGTGCGCCCCGGCGAGCGGGTGCCGCTGGACGGCGGCATCGTCGACGGCCACAGCAGCTTCAACGAGGCCAGCATCACCGGCGAGAGCCTGCCGGTGGACAAGGGGCCCAAGGACGCGGTGTTCGCCGGCAGCATCAACGGCAGCGGCGTGATCGAGATCGAGACGACGGCCCTGGCGTCCGGCTCGGTGCTGGCGCGCATCATCGCCACCGTCCGCGACGCCCAGGCGTCCAAGGCGCCGACGCAGCGCTTCATCGACCGCTTCGCCGCGGTCTACACCCCGGTGGTGCTGATGCTGGCGCTGGCCTTCGCCGTCGCCGCGCCCTTACTGGGCCTGATGCCGTGGCACCAGGCGATCTACAGCGCGCTGGTGATGCTGGTGATCGCCTGCCCGTGCGCGCTGGTGATCGCGACGCCGGTGACCGTGGTCAGCGCGCTGGCCTCGGCCGCGCGCCACGGCCTGCTGGTCAAGGGCGGCGCGCCGCTGGAGATGGCGGCCCGCATCGACACCGTCTGCTTCGACAAGACCGGCACGCTGACCCGCGGCGAGCCGCGCGTCACCCGCGTGATCGCGCTGGACGGCGGCGGCGAGGAGGCGGTGCTGGCCCAGGCGGCGGCGCTGGACGCCCATTCCACCCACCCGCTGGCGCGGGCGGTGCTGGACGAGGCGGCGCGCCGGCGGGTGGCGGCTCCGGCGGCGGCGCAGGTCAGCGAGCTGATCGGTCGCGGCGTCAGCGGCCGCGTCGACGGCCGCGCGCTGCAACTGGGCAGCCGCCGGTTGGCCGAGGAGCAGGGTGCGCTGTCGCCGTTGCTGGAGCAGACGCTGCAGGCGCTGGATGTGGCGGGCGAGGGCGCGCTGGTGCTGCTGGACGGCGAGCGGGCGCTGGGCGTGCTGGCGGTGGCCGACCAGGTGCGGCCGGAGGCGGCCGAGACCATTACCCGGCTGAACCGTCTCGGCGTGCGCTCGGTGATGCTCAGCGGCGACAGCCCGCAGGCGGTGCGCTCGGTGGCGCGGCTGACCGGCGTTTCCGCCGCGCACGGCGGCCTGCTGCCGCAGGACAAGCTGCGCTTCATCGAACAGTTGCAGGCCGGCGGCAAGGTGGCGATGGTCGGCGACGGCGTCAACGACGCGCCGGCGCTGGCCCGGGCCGATCTGGGCATCGCGATGGGCGCGGCCGGCTCGGACAGCGCGCTGGAAACCGCCGGCATCGCGCTGATGGACGACAGGCTGTCGCGCTTGGCCGACCTGATCGAGCACGCCCGCCGCAGCGCGCGGGTGCTGAAATTCAATATCGCCGTCGCGCTCGGCATCAAGCTGGTTTTCTTCGGCCTGGCGCTGGCCGGCGTGGCCAGCTTGTGGATGGCGGTGTTCGCTGACGTCGGCACCAGCCTGATCGTCATCGCCAACGGCCTGCGGCTGGCGCGGCGGGTTTAG
- a CDS encoding TIGR01621 family pseudouridine synthase, which produces MYTLIHSDPRFYLVDKHPGVGFHREGEEPGLMDALRASLGDEALWPVHRLDRITSGLILVARSAEAARLLGDALAAREVEKYYLALSDRKPLKKQGRVAGDMEKGRGGAWRLTAGRDHPAVTQFFSYSLQPGLRLFLLRPRTGKTHQLRVAMKSQGAPILGDALYGGSAADRGYLHAYALRFELDGERFAFVRPPAAGERFAAEPCLARLAELAEPWAQPWPDA; this is translated from the coding sequence ATGTACACGCTGATCCACAGCGATCCCCGTTTCTATCTGGTGGACAAGCATCCCGGCGTCGGTTTCCACCGCGAGGGCGAGGAGCCGGGCCTGATGGACGCGCTGCGCGCCAGCCTCGGCGACGAGGCGCTGTGGCCGGTGCACCGGCTGGACCGCATCACGTCCGGCCTGATCCTGGTGGCGCGCTCGGCCGAGGCGGCGCGGCTGCTCGGCGACGCGCTGGCGGCGCGCGAAGTGGAGAAATATTATCTGGCGCTGTCGGACCGCAAGCCGCTGAAAAAGCAGGGCCGCGTCGCCGGCGACATGGAAAAGGGCAGGGGCGGCGCCTGGCGGCTGACGGCGGGCCGGGACCATCCGGCCGTCACGCAGTTCTTCAGCTATTCGCTGCAGCCGGGGCTCAGGCTGTTTCTGCTGAGGCCGCGCACCGGCAAGACCCATCAGTTGCGGGTGGCGATGAAGTCGCAGGGCGCGCCGATACTGGGCGACGCGCTATACGGCGGCAGCGCCGCCGACCGCGGCTATCTGCACGCCTATGCGCTGCGTTTCGAGCTGGACGGCGAGCGTTTCGCCTTCGTCCGCCCGCCCGCCGCCGGCGAGCGCTTCGCGGCGGAGCCGTGCCTCGCCAGGCTGGCGGAGCTGGCCGAGCCGTGGGCGCAGCCGTGGCCGGACGCGTGA
- the rlmB gene encoding 23S rRNA (guanosine(2251)-2'-O)-methyltransferase RlmB has product MSNKRLIHGFHAINARLWQNPKSLLEIWLAGGRHDARAKAVLDKAGEEKVKLHIVDKERLDSMSGNARHQGVVAMIDASMNYVDLDDVLENLSEPPLLLILDGVTDPHNLGACLRVADAMGAHAVIAPKDRSATLNATVSKVACGAAEVVPYITVTNLARTLRDLKDAGVWLAGTTMEADTDLYHFDASGPLAWVMGAEGEGMRRLTREHCDVLVSIPMFGSVESLNVSVSSGMVLSESRRQRVLKAPG; this is encoded by the coding sequence ATGAGCAACAAACGCCTGATACACGGCTTCCACGCCATCAACGCCCGCCTGTGGCAGAACCCGAAGAGCCTGCTGGAGATCTGGCTGGCCGGCGGCCGCCACGACGCCCGCGCCAAGGCGGTGCTGGACAAGGCCGGCGAGGAGAAGGTCAAGCTGCACATCGTCGACAAGGAACGGCTGGACAGCATGAGCGGCAACGCGCGCCACCAGGGCGTGGTGGCGATGATAGACGCCAGCATGAACTACGTGGACCTCGACGACGTGCTGGAAAACCTGTCCGAGCCGCCGCTGCTGCTGATCCTGGACGGCGTCACCGATCCGCACAATCTGGGCGCCTGCCTGCGCGTCGCCGACGCGATGGGCGCGCACGCGGTGATCGCGCCGAAGGATCGCTCGGCCACGCTGAACGCGACGGTGTCCAAGGTGGCCTGCGGCGCCGCCGAGGTGGTGCCCTATATCACCGTCACCAATCTGGCGCGCACGCTGCGCGATCTGAAGGACGCCGGCGTGTGGCTGGCCGGCACGACGATGGAGGCCGACACCGACCTTTACCACTTCGACGCCTCCGGCCCGCTGGCCTGGGTGATGGGCGCCGAGGGCGAGGGCATGCGCCGGCTGACGCGCGAGCATTGCGACGTGCTGGTGTCCATTCCGATGTTCGGCAGCGTCGAGAGCCTGAACGTGTCGGTGTCGTCCGGCATGGTGCTGTCGGAGAGCCGCCGCCAGCGGGTGCTGAAGGCGCCGGGCTGA
- a CDS encoding LrgB family protein, which translates to MEHEIALISFVLTVVLYWAVKKYYLKTRSWWSTPILAVPLLIIGLVVLARVPYQTYFADTRWLTWLLGPATVAFAVPIYEQRALIRKHWLALSCGVLAAIPAAVVSSVALARWLDLPELMQKSLAPRSISTPFALAASHTLGGSADLTALFVVVTGVCGMMLGQLMLALLPIRSALARGALFGAAAHAAGTAKAAEIGAEEGVVASLTMMLAGVATVFAAPLISSWI; encoded by the coding sequence ATGGAGCATGAAATCGCCTTGATCTCCTTCGTACTCACCGTGGTGCTGTACTGGGCGGTCAAGAAGTATTACCTGAAGACGCGCAGCTGGTGGAGCACGCCGATACTGGCGGTGCCGCTGCTGATCATCGGCCTGGTGGTGCTGGCGCGGGTGCCGTACCAGACCTACTTCGCCGACACGCGTTGGCTGACCTGGTTACTGGGGCCGGCGACGGTGGCGTTCGCGGTGCCGATCTACGAGCAGCGCGCGCTGATCCGCAAGCACTGGCTGGCCTTGAGCTGCGGCGTGCTGGCGGCGATCCCGGCGGCGGTGGTCAGCTCGGTGGCGCTGGCGCGCTGGCTGGATCTGCCGGAGCTGATGCAGAAGAGCCTGGCGCCGCGGTCGATCAGCACCCCGTTCGCGCTGGCCGCCTCGCACACGCTGGGCGGCTCGGCCGACCTGACCGCGCTGTTCGTCGTCGTGACCGGCGTCTGCGGAATGATGCTGGGCCAATTGATGCTGGCCTTGCTGCCGATACGCTCGGCGCTGGCCAGGGGCGCCTTGTTCGGCGCCGCCGCCCACGCGGCGGGCACGGCCAAGGCCGCCGAGATCGGCGCCGAGGAAGGCGTGGTGGCCAGTTTGACGATGATGCTGGCCGGTGTGGCGACGGTGTTCGCCGCGCCGCTGATCAGCAGCTGGATCTGA